ACTCAAATGCAACTAAATACATACTTATAGCcccacagaaaaaaatctgatcagTGATCAAGCCAGTCCCTCACTAACACCTTATAAggttataattatttaaaaaaaattccacacCTAATCCAAGTTGGGCAAGTACTACATAATATTGATTGGATAGTGTGTATTTTTTGATCATcccaaaataatgaaatttcTTCAAGTGAACCGAAGTACTATTTTATATTGATTGGATAGTGTGCATTTTTCGATCgtccccccaaaataaaatttcttCAATTGAACCGCTCATTGTGTAACATGAGGCTCACCACAGAGTGGAAAAACATGCTTTTACAGTCTGCCGCTTTGTGAATAAACTACGTGACGAAAATAACAATGcgcccgtttttttttttggcgttttttttttaatcttaagTTTCCACTTGGAGTATAATGAAATGTCtccgtttttatttatttatggagTTGATTCAAACAAATCCAATTGAGTAATTCGGTTGTTCGTGGAGAATAAACTATTTATTAggggagaaaataaagaaaccaAAAGTCCTGTAATAACCTAACATTATTGCCTTCCAACAAACTTCTAACAAGGCGGTGGTCGATTTAgcattcattattttgttcCTGATGAAAAATTTAATCCAATTCAAGTGTTTATGCGGTCAGCCTTTCTTCTATGCAATTGTGTTTCGAGTCCAAACCGAGAAGTCCATTTTATGGAGCGCAGTGTTCCCCACATGCTGCCTGTTTATTCTGCtgcacatttgcatttcaattcCAAGTCTGCTGCGCGGAgtggtgtttgttttgtcccGCTCTGGGTATTGGGCCTCATGCAGCTTAactcaaagttttttttccccatcttgAATAGTTTATGCTAATAGATTTACAAGACAAAAATGGGTTCTAGCTGAATTCATTCGTGTTAAAAGATGAGGTTTATTGAATGTGCTAATATTAATCAGATGAAATATTGAGGCTATGCGGGCATTTTTTGGCTATATGGTTACTTTGCAGCCAACATTGCAGTACACCATAAAGGGATTTATTCCCTTCCCTCATTTCCATCTGTTCAACAACATTGTATGCCGTACATATTGTTGCTTAATTACTTTGCTGTCCCCTATatgttgtttattattattattgtttttatttacacattttgTTAGCTCGTGAACgcccttttttatttattgttttttttatttataaatatctataactatatttgtgtgtgatttTTCTACCAGGCCTTGGTGAGTCATGGGGCCATGTGAGCCGGAGCTCTCTAGATGGGGTCAGCCAGGAATTGGGTTCACACCTTCTACaggtcattattattattattattattattcaaggAGTAGGTGGTGTCTTATTTGATGCAATTTACCACCCATTGCTCTCCTTAAAGTGCTTGAAGACATTAATGAGCTGAACGCATTCATGGTCATGCACACTCCACAATCTGTCTTTGAGCCTTCACACGGCACTCATCATCTCTCACATTAGCAATAATACAAAGGAGCAGGCTTCCCAGAGGCAAAgccatatacagtatatagcAGTTTGAAACATGAACATGTGGCACGCAATTTTATGAATACTTTATGAAGTATATGTGAGAACACACAGTACATACaaatattcaacatttttgtaCCCTAGGTAAAACAGATGACTGGAGTCTTTATCTGGGCAAGAATAtacttttatttcaattttgagAAATGAATTGTACATTTGAATCCATGctgcaaatcaaaacaatgttgTGCGGTTTGTATTCATGCTTCCACAGGTCCTCTCTGAGTCACAGTTTAAACAATATAAGGGTCATTATAGCTTCAAAAAGATACTGATACAATTGCTAGCCATATCTTTGGCTAGTTGTGATTTGTATGGTGACATCTCTGTTGTTTATTTCAGACATTGGATGGCTTTATTTTTGTGGTTGCTCCAGATGGGAAAATAATGTACATATCGGAAACAGCCTCGGTCCATTTGGGTCTGTCTCAGGTTGGTTTAACAAAGGTAATGTTAACTCCTTTGCTATGTTGCACGTGAGGTGTCACAGTCCTGACATGGTTGTGCATTTCAGGTAGAGTTGACAGGAAACAGCATCTTTGAATACATTCATCCTGCAGACCATGATGAAATGACAGCAGTCCTCACAGCACACCAGCCTTACCATTCACACTTTGTCCAAGGTGAACAATGAGCCTCAACTCTGTACATGATATGAACTCGTAATGTCATTAAATTGTGAATACTACCAAGAGAACCATTCATGACAgtgtggaattttttttatacatgtattatttttttgctcttttaaTATGGTGCACCATTGTTCGGTGGATTTAAATGTATCAAAGAGCAAAATGACAGGTGctattattcatatttattcaaattagCCCAGCATTACCCCTCATCATTAATGTTATTTCTGTGTGTGATGCTGAGTATACTTATTCTTTTTCCCTCCTTGCAGAATATGAGATGGAGCGCTCATTCTTTCTGAGAATGAAATGTGTCCTTGCTAAAAGGAATGCTGGGCTCACATGTGGCGGTTACAAGGTAATATCAAAAGgggttatttttatgtggtgaCCTCATCGTTTTCTTATTGCATCATTGAACGGAGATCCACTCGTTACCCAGGTGATTCACTGCAGTGGCTACTTGAAAATCCGCCAGTACAGCTTGGACATGTCCCCATTTGACGGCTGCTATCAGAACGTTGGGCTGGTGGCAGTCGGTCACTCGTTACCACCCAGTGCGGTCACGGAGATCAAACTGCATAGCAACATGTTCATGTTTAGAGCCAGTCTGGACATGAAGCTCATCTTCCTCGACTCGCGGTATgttcgtttatttatttatttacatgtttgcaCCACTGATTCACCGTGAAATTGATGTCTGTGtcatttccacattttttgTCCTCAATACTTTGTAAGTGGATTTGTTTCCAACCCAGCACTTTAGATGGCGTGTCAACATGAGAACACTTAATGACAGCtgggtgtgcatgtgtgtgggtgtgttaTTGTGTAGGGTTGCAGAGCTTACAGGCTATGAGCCACAAGATCTCATAGAGAAGACCCTCTATCATCATGTCCACAGCTGTGACTCCTTCCATCTGCGCTGTGCACATCATTTGCGTGAGTAGTTGAACATGCAACACACGCACAATATTATCTTAATTTATACATAAGAGGCATCCAAAATAATTATTCTATGAATGACTTGGTAGCCATTTTAGTTATTTATAATGTCATTTATTCGCTATTGTCATCCCCCTgaacccccacacacactttttttgtagttCTTGTGAAAGGGCAAGTCACCACTCGGTACTATCGTTTCTTGGCCAAACATGGTGGCTGGGTGTGGGTTCAGAGTTACGCAACCATCGTACACAACAGTCGCTCCTCCAGACCGCACTGCATCGTCAGCGTCAACTACGTCCTCACGTAAGTTACCCCTTTTTGCCAGAGTGaatattgtagcccatttcccccaacattaaaataatttcgAAAGATATTAtagaaaatcaaataaatggcTTAACTGGGACTTAATTGGGGTTGCACATTCAGTATTATTGACGGGGGCTGTAACACCCTCTAGCTCCATGTATCCAAATCCTTGAGAATCACCATGCCTTGGTGAACTCTGGGCATGTTTGCAAACTTCTCATGCTAACCACTCCACAAACATGGTGGACCACCGCCACTATCTGCAAAGTGTGTAAAGAGCAGGGtatagtgtgtgcgtgtgtgtgtgcatgtgtgtctgtttCAACTTTACTTGACTGCATTTGACAGTCAAAAATATAAGCGCTGTTAGACTGggataaaaatacacattacATGCTTGTCACCTCTTTCTGTCTCTGCGACTTTGAACTGCACTCATCTGAGGAAGGCATATCCTGATCATTTATGTCGTGTATTACTTTTATGTAActcacaaatatatatacgtatatgttgttttattttcaagagCAAAATCAtgacacacatttatttgaccTCCTGAATTCAGAAATCCGGAAAAGTATTGTGTTTATTGTCTTTTAATTGAGGCTTTATCCTTATTATTTAATAACTTTATGGTTCTTttaggacatgtgaataaatgtttgaaataaaacacaagtcaGAGATTTTGCACAAGACACAGATCTATAAGATAATCTTTGGCAGGTAAGGGGTGGTCTTTTGTTAGGAATGTTATCAAGGGGCAAATGTGTTCGTCCAGTAGCCTTTGTGTACATTCAAACCAGGTAAGAagtgataagggcggttcacCTGAACGTGAACTCTCACTGTGTGTTCAAGGTCTCATGACCTTATCGTCTGTATACCTGTCAATGCAGCGCTCTAGTAAGGACATCTTATCAGTGAAAGCTTTTAACCATGAAGGCTGATTTTTACTGCCATTGCCAGTGGTTTGATAAATGGTGCAAATCATGGACATCCTTGTGGTTCTTCTTTATAAAGGAAGATTTTTGATGTGATCCCTGTAGTATTCACTACACAGATAAAATCCGAGCGGTGAATTATTCCGGCAAAATTGTTAAAGCACTTTGACAAATTCTAAGCAAAAGAATAAATGAAGGGTGTCCAATCCTATGAATTACATCTATCTGGATGTACCAGATTCTTTATTACTATCAGGTTTGTGTGAGAGCAATGGATCACTATTCGTCTCAAATAAATCCCTGCCAAGATTTTCTGTTGTTTCAGCCTGATTTTCCATGGCAACATCCATAAAGCTCTTCCGAGAGAAATCGATTCCTTCTTCACAGTACCAAGACGTCCACACTCTACAGGCCTGATTTAGCAAGACATAGCCTTTAATCTCCTAATGTATTTGATTGGTCTGCTTTCCCTCTGTGTCGTGTTTGTTAAAGGCCTAGCTTCAATCCCtccggtaaaaaaaaaaagcttcacaaCAGCCGTTCCAGCTCTCTCAGAACATCCCAACACTTCCAAGTATTAATGCTGTCACGCAGATACGCAACACTCAGTGTGTGCCATACTCATCAGCTTTTTCTGGAAGAGAAAAGAATAACTATACTGTATGTGTTTTTCAATGGGACAGGCCTTTAAGTAATTATGAACTAtaatattgtatgtttttgaaatgcaacTATGTACACTACTTGTGTCTCTTGTGTATTTAGGGAGACAGAGTATAAAGGCTTCCAGCTCTCTCTGGATCAGGTCATGTCCAAGGCCTCTTTCCCTTTTAGCAGCAATACAGTGAGCAGTCTTAGCGAGACAGGTAGAGCCAATAAGAGCAGGTTATCTCGCCCTAAAACCAAAGCAAGACTTTCCCCCTACAGTCAGGtgagtattttatatttgtttttatcaagtgtcaaaaatatttagaaagtgtttttttaaaaaacagccATTCTATGAGAGCTATGTTGACAGATGTTTACGTTTGCATGAATCACCATGTAGAAAAGCTTTTATGCATTATCCCAatgaacaaacatttttgatgGTTCAGTAGTTTTAATCTGACTATGATAACCAGTGGTCTTGTTGGTTGCTTGAAATTCCTCTCAAAATTATTACCAAAATGtcgtcagtttttttttttattctaactATGTGACCATTattgtttttgcttgtttgttctttCTCAACCCAGTATCCAAGTTTTCAGACAGAGCGGTCAGATTCAGATCAGGACAGTCCCTGGAGGGGAAGCCCTCTTACTGACACAGCCTCCCCACAGATGCTAGAGACAAATGAAGGCATGGATACCTCCTGCGTGTACAAGCAGTTTGCTGATCCTGGTCCGCTGTGCTACAGTGTGTCTGAAGAGCAGCATCGTACTGGCGATGGTCACAAACAAGTCCATGTGCATGCTCAAAGTCAAAATTGTGAGAGGGGTCGATGTGAGGCAGGGCGATATTTCCTTGGAGCGCCTCCTGGCAGTATGCCACATATTGCAGCAGTCCACAGTTACAATGGTAagacattgtattttgttaagTGTACAGACATGAAAAAGCATTCTTCAAGATTTGAGTCCAACAATGtcagaaaacatttgaatacatttattaTGTGTTTCATAGGTCGGAATCATTGGGATGAGGACAGTCTGGTGAGCTCTTCAGATCGAAAATCCACCAGTGATTCAGGAGATCGCCAGCGAACTGACCAGTTCAGTGTGAGCCCACAGGAACCCAGAAAAATGGAATCACTAATACGAGCAACACAATATATGATTAAGGAGGAAGAAAGTCGGCTTCAGCTCCGAAAGGTTCATCCAGACACTCCACTGGGCCAGCTCAACGGACTGTTAAACACCGGCGGTCACCGCTGTACCTCAGAGTATACTCAAAAGCCAATACAGGCTGTGGTGTGTCGCGGTTTGAGTCATGTGATTAGCCCGGTGCACAGCCCCGCCCAATTGTCAAGGGTAAGTCCAGGGTCCGAAAGCCTCACCAAGTCCAAAGACTACCTCCAGTCAGACCCGGGCACACGTTCTTTTCAATTACATTACCCATTTGGTCGACCAGGCCCATGTTCAGATTCTCCCACCCCAGCGCCAGCTCTGTATCCACCCCACTCCCACTTTCGGCCATACTTGGAAAAGCATACTCCCTATCCCCTGACAGGCTATGCTCTTGAAAACCTCTATGACCAGGAGAGTCTCCGAGGCTACTGCACCTCTGCCAGCACGGACACGACCCCTCACCTCCGCATGCCGGCAGAACAGACACCCGGTCACAAAGGCACCTCTGTCATTATCAGCAATGGCAGCTAACACTCATTTTACACATGCACTGGGATTTATGTCAATAAGCCCTTGTGACTGGCTAGTTAGCCCACATAAAACATCACTGTTTTAATTCTTGGTTCCCTATGCGTATCATGTTGAAGATTTGGTCCTAGTAGGCCACTTGTAACATTTGAGAGGTGTACATCTCTTACACTATGTTATTACCTAATCTTAGGATTTGCCTAATtatcacaataataataatcaatatgCGAACAATAAGATCTCATACGTGACTGTTAGACTGCACATTTGAGGCCCTCCGCACACAGAGCGACACGACCGAATGACAATAAACTCTAGCACACTGTATGAGAATCTGAAAGTAGTTTTAATGAATGGTAGAATGTTGGCTACCAGTTTTGTTATGAATTCAAATCTAAATTGCAGGTGAACAGTATTGCAATCTCTCTGATTTaatggccaaaaaaaaaaaaaaacgctaaaTTGTTTCACATCATCttgaaaaaagacatttcacgGTATGAAGTGTCAGCCAACAGGCCAATAACGATACAGTAAAACAGTAAATGTTGtgtgtaattttatttataattccATATGTATCTGTGGTTAAAAATTGAAGTGTGGCGAGTCACCTAAAATGTGCTAGTGCAGCCAATAGCCTCTCAGATATTCATAATATCCACTACAGCATCCAGGGCAATATGATTCTTCCTTAATAATCCCACCGTGTTGATATAGTATGATATAGTCCCAGTTATGATGTGGTGCCTCAAAACATTCTTTCCTGGTAAGACCACCAGGGGTCAcggttttcccattacaaagtGTTATTGGGATCACTTAGTGTTTTGCGACTGTTTAGTTCAGTTGTTTTTGGTCACATCGCTTAGTGTGCGGCGGCCCTAATAAACACTTTAGTCCTTCAAATACGCACCAGGACTGACTGCTAAATTTGCTTTCAATCTTTGCTTTGCAGTGTACTGGACTTGAGGATTTACATATTTCATGAATTTTGTGGGGGAGTAACTGTGCAAACAGTGCCAAGAAGTAGTAGAAGCACTATTACTGACTTAAAAATTACTACCATACGTAGAGTATAACAATCTGAGAGTCATTCTCATAGTTGGGGTCGTTTTAGTACATTTTAAGTCCAGGTAAAGTTCAAATAAGCATGTCATGTAAATTTGACACGCCACAGTCAAGAGGTTTGTTAACAACCCTGCCAAAATTAGACAATTAAAGAAATTGCTAAATAC
This DNA window, taken from Syngnathus acus chromosome 16, fSynAcu1.2, whole genome shotgun sequence, encodes the following:
- the sim1a gene encoding single-minded homolog 1-A isoform X1 yields the protein MKEKSKNAARTRREKENSEFYELAKLLPLPSAITSQLDKASIIRLTTSYLKMRIVFPEGLGESWGHVSRSSLDGVSQELGSHLLQTLDGFIFVVAPDGKIMYISETASVHLGLSQVGLTKVELTGNSIFEYIHPADHDEMTAVLTAHQPYHSHFVQEYEMERSFFLRMKCVLAKRNAGLTCGGYKVIHCSGYLKIRQYSLDMSPFDGCYQNVGLVAVGHSLPPSAVTEIKLHSNMFMFRASLDMKLIFLDSRVAELTGYEPQDLIEKTLYHHVHSCDSFHLRCAHHLLLVKGQVTTRYYRFLAKHGGWVWVQSYATIVHNSRSSRPHCIVSVNYVLTETEYKGFQLSLDQVMSKASFPFSSNTVSSLSETGRANKSRLSRPKTKARLSPYSQYPSFQTERSDSDQDSPWRGSPLTDTASPQMLETNEGMDTSCVYKQFADPGPLCYSVSEEQHRTGDGHKQVHVHAQSQNCERGRCEAGRYFLGAPPGSMPHIAAVHSYNGRNHWDEDSLVSSSDRKSTSDSGDRQRTDQFSVSPQEPRKMESLIRATQYMIKEEESRLQLRKVHPDTPLGQLNGLLNTGGHRCTSEYTQKPIQAVVCRGLSHVISPVHSPAQLSRVSPGSESLTKSKDYLQSDPGTRSFQLHYPFGRPGPCSDSPTPAPALYPPHSHFRPYLEKHTPYPLTGYALENLYDQESLRGYCTSASTDTTPHLRMPAEQTPGHKGTSVIISNGS
- the sim1a gene encoding single-minded homolog 1-A isoform X2 produces the protein MKEKSKNAARTRREKENSEFYELAKLLPLPSAITSQLDKASIIRLTTSYLKMRIVFPEGLGESWGHVSRSSLDGVSQELGSHLLQTLDGFIFVVAPDGKIMYISETASVHLGLSQVELTGNSIFEYIHPADHDEMTAVLTAHQPYHSHFVQEYEMERSFFLRMKCVLAKRNAGLTCGGYKVIHCSGYLKIRQYSLDMSPFDGCYQNVGLVAVGHSLPPSAVTEIKLHSNMFMFRASLDMKLIFLDSRVAELTGYEPQDLIEKTLYHHVHSCDSFHLRCAHHLLLVKGQVTTRYYRFLAKHGGWVWVQSYATIVHNSRSSRPHCIVSVNYVLTETEYKGFQLSLDQVMSKASFPFSSNTVSSLSETGRANKSRLSRPKTKARLSPYSQYPSFQTERSDSDQDSPWRGSPLTDTASPQMLETNEGMDTSCVYKQFADPGPLCYSVSEEQHRTGDGHKQVHVHAQSQNCERGRCEAGRYFLGAPPGSMPHIAAVHSYNGRNHWDEDSLVSSSDRKSTSDSGDRQRTDQFSVSPQEPRKMESLIRATQYMIKEEESRLQLRKVHPDTPLGQLNGLLNTGGHRCTSEYTQKPIQAVVCRGLSHVISPVHSPAQLSRVSPGSESLTKSKDYLQSDPGTRSFQLHYPFGRPGPCSDSPTPAPALYPPHSHFRPYLEKHTPYPLTGYALENLYDQESLRGYCTSASTDTTPHLRMPAEQTPGHKGTSVIISNGS